From one Anaeromyxobacter diazotrophicus genomic stretch:
- a CDS encoding sensor histidine kinase, protein MRPRVHALLLLYALALASAAGVAVLALGLPLAARRPLTPAALAPLAGAVAAVVLALGFVLLSSGLGRPIERLLDAAARLGRSGRGEGLPLLGEPGGLAFSRAAVAFERLAGALGDERERLAAKVEELTAANRALAQTRESLLRSEKLATVGRLASGLAHEVGNPLGAVAGYVELARARLPPDPHPDLVDALGRIAAAADRIDRTVRDLLDFARPAPPLLGPIDLAAAVDAALRLARVQARFKRVEVSVELPELPRVKADEHHLAQVLLNLFLNAGDAMGGAGWVRITGRSEGGRVLLSVADGGPGIPEADLPRIFDPFFTTKEPGQGTGLGLALSHRIMETFGGEIAARNAPGTGAVFELALRAAGPTAGA, encoded by the coding sequence GTGCGCCCGCGCGTCCACGCCCTGCTCCTGCTGTACGCGCTGGCGCTCGCGTCCGCGGCGGGGGTGGCGGTGCTCGCGCTCGGGCTGCCGCTGGCCGCGCGCCGCCCGCTCACGCCCGCGGCGCTCGCGCCGCTCGCCGGCGCGGTGGCGGCGGTCGTGCTCGCCCTCGGCTTCGTGCTCCTCTCGAGCGGGCTCGGCCGCCCCATCGAGCGGCTCCTGGACGCGGCGGCGCGGCTCGGGCGCTCGGGGCGCGGGGAGGGGCTCCCGCTGCTCGGCGAGCCGGGCGGCCTCGCGTTCTCCCGGGCGGCGGTCGCGTTCGAGCGGCTCGCCGGCGCGCTGGGGGACGAGCGGGAGCGGCTGGCCGCGAAGGTCGAGGAGCTGACCGCCGCCAACCGCGCGCTGGCGCAGACGCGCGAGTCGCTGCTGCGCAGCGAGAAGCTCGCCACGGTCGGCCGGCTCGCCTCCGGGCTGGCGCACGAGGTGGGCAATCCGCTCGGCGCCGTGGCCGGCTACGTCGAGCTGGCGCGGGCGCGGCTGCCGCCGGACCCGCACCCCGATCTCGTGGACGCGCTCGGCCGCATCGCGGCGGCCGCCGACCGGATCGACCGCACGGTCCGCGATCTGCTCGACTTCGCGCGGCCGGCGCCGCCGCTGCTCGGGCCGATCGACCTGGCGGCCGCGGTCGACGCGGCGCTCCGGCTGGCCCGGGTCCAGGCGCGGTTCAAGCGGGTCGAGGTGTCGGTGGAGCTGCCGGAGCTGCCGCGCGTCAAGGCTGACGAGCACCACCTCGCGCAGGTGCTCTTGAACCTCTTCCTCAACGCCGGGGACGCGATGGGGGGTGCGGGCTGGGTGCGCATCACCGGGCGGTCCGAGGGCGGACGGGTGCTCCTCTCCGTCGCGGACGGAGGGCCCGGGATCCCCGAGGCCGACCTGCCCCGCATCTTCGACCCGTTCTTCACGACCAAGGAGCCCGGACAGGGCACGGGCCTCGGCCTCGCGCTCAGCCACCGCATCATGGAGACGTTCGGCGGCGAGATCGCCGCCCGCAACGCCCCCGGGACGGGGGCGGTCTTCGAGCTCGCGCTCCGGGCGGCTGGCCCGACCGCCGGCG
- a CDS encoding glycosyltransferase, which translates to MTSLSVLVPVYNEEHLVATSLARLRALEQSELLSRVQVIVVDDCSTDGTPESLKAFARAQEEAAASRESGRPGCAIDWVFLRHERNGGKGRAIQTALAHADCELSVIHDADLEYHPKDLLRFVKVFEEERADAVFGSRFAGGEARRVLLFRHELGNRLLTFLTNLATNLNLTDMETCYKAVRTELLKSIPLVSNDFRLEPELTIKLAKREARIFEVPISYSGRTYQEGKKINWRDGVSALWAIVRFSLSDGIYARDAHGSQILGRLARAPRFNAWMADTIRPFLGSRVLEIGSGTGNLTRQLIPRRRYVASDINPLYLQTLRGLTPDRPYLDAQLTDVTALESFPRVRDFDTVICLNVIEHVDDDRGALANIRSALAQGGHAIVLVPQGEGLFGTLDEVLGHKRRYSEASLRKLAADAGFEVKQVLRFNRVGSFAWWLNGRVLRRRTFGLMQIKLLNLLTPLFRKIDRALPLPALSLIAVLEPRAVEAQAQRAPAELAG; encoded by the coding sequence ATGACCTCCCTCTCCGTCCTCGTCCCCGTCTACAACGAGGAGCACCTCGTCGCGACCTCGCTGGCGCGGCTCCGCGCGCTGGAGCAGAGCGAGCTGCTCTCGCGCGTCCAGGTCATCGTCGTCGACGACTGCTCCACCGACGGCACGCCGGAGAGCCTGAAGGCGTTCGCCCGGGCGCAGGAGGAGGCGGCGGCGAGCCGCGAGTCCGGCCGGCCGGGCTGCGCGATCGACTGGGTCTTCCTCCGGCACGAGCGCAACGGCGGCAAGGGGAGAGCGATCCAGACCGCGCTCGCGCACGCCGACTGCGAGCTCAGCGTCATCCACGACGCCGACCTCGAGTACCACCCCAAGGACCTGCTCCGGTTCGTGAAGGTCTTCGAGGAGGAGCGCGCGGACGCCGTCTTCGGCTCGCGCTTCGCCGGCGGCGAGGCCCGGCGCGTGCTCCTGTTCCGCCACGAGCTCGGCAATCGCCTGCTCACCTTCCTGACCAACCTCGCCACGAACCTCAACCTGACGGACATGGAGACCTGCTACAAGGCGGTCCGCACCGAGCTCCTCAAGTCGATCCCGCTCGTCTCCAACGACTTTCGCCTGGAGCCCGAGCTCACCATCAAGCTCGCCAAGCGCGAGGCGCGGATCTTCGAGGTGCCCATCAGCTACTCGGGGCGGACCTACCAGGAGGGCAAGAAGATCAACTGGCGGGACGGCGTCTCGGCGCTGTGGGCCATCGTGCGCTTCAGCCTCTCGGACGGCATCTACGCCCGCGACGCCCACGGCAGCCAGATCCTCGGCCGGCTGGCGCGCGCCCCCCGCTTCAACGCCTGGATGGCCGACACCATCCGCCCCTTCCTCGGCTCGCGGGTGCTGGAGATCGGCAGCGGCACCGGGAACCTGACGCGCCAGCTCATCCCCCGCAGGCGCTACGTGGCGAGCGACATCAACCCGCTCTACCTCCAGACGCTGCGCGGCCTGACGCCCGACCGGCCCTACCTGGACGCGCAGCTCACCGACGTGACGGCGCTCGAGTCCTTCCCGCGCGTCCGCGACTTCGACACCGTCATCTGCCTCAACGTCATCGAGCACGTCGACGACGACCGCGGCGCGCTCGCGAACATCCGCTCGGCGCTGGCCCAGGGCGGCCACGCCATCGTGCTCGTGCCGCAGGGGGAGGGGCTCTTCGGCACGCTCGACGAGGTGCTGGGGCACAAGCGGCGCTACAGCGAGGCGTCCCTGCGAAAGCTCGCCGCCGACGCCGGCTTCGAGGTGAAGCAGGTGCTGCGCTTCAACCGGGTCGGCTCCTTCGCCTGGTGGCTCAACGGGAGGGTCCTGCGCCGCCGCACCTTCGGCCTCATGCAGATCAAGCTGCTCAACCTCCTCACCCCGCTCTTCCGCAAGATCGATCGCGCGCTGCCCCTGCCGGCGCTGTCGCTCATCGCGGTGCTCGAGCCCAGGGCGGTCGAGGCCCAGGCGCAGCGCGCGCCGGCCGAGCTCGCCGGCTGA
- a CDS encoding lysylphosphatidylglycerol synthase transmembrane domain-containing protein — translation MASKRSAQALAGLSVSALAWWAAARGISWRAAWDAARDGDYRFLVPYAALFVAIHLVRVLRWRLLLGPVNRVRFRRLNAATAVGMMAVQILPFRMGELARPTLVADGVRLPFAAALSSVVVERLVDGLSATLLLVLAALALPPELPGLPVVRAAGLAAFAAFAALTGALALAWWKRSFTVRLTERLLRPISVRLAERSSRVVDAFIEALRFAPGGARVPLLLVLTVAYWALAAASIRVLAMALGLHLSVAASALVLGTVVLGVMIPAGPAMVGTFQAGVVAGLSLALPAFELGARGVAFANVLWGAQVGLQVAMGLLFLASPHIRTGLLLRGCVAGPGPRS, via the coding sequence GTGGCCTCGAAGCGGTCGGCGCAGGCGCTGGCCGGCCTCTCGGTCTCGGCGCTCGCCTGGTGGGCGGCGGCGCGAGGGATCTCCTGGCGCGCGGCGTGGGACGCCGCGCGTGACGGCGACTACCGGTTCCTCGTCCCGTATGCCGCGCTCTTCGTCGCGATCCACCTCGTGCGCGTGCTGCGCTGGAGACTCCTCCTCGGGCCGGTGAACCGCGTGCGCTTCCGGCGACTCAACGCGGCCACGGCCGTGGGCATGATGGCAGTCCAGATCCTGCCCTTTCGCATGGGCGAGCTGGCGCGGCCCACCCTCGTCGCGGACGGGGTGCGCTTGCCCTTTGCGGCGGCGCTCTCCTCCGTGGTGGTCGAGCGCCTCGTCGACGGCCTCTCCGCGACCTTGCTCCTCGTGCTGGCCGCGCTCGCGCTGCCCCCGGAGTTGCCTGGTCTTCCGGTGGTCCGCGCCGCCGGGCTCGCGGCGTTCGCGGCCTTCGCCGCGCTCACCGGCGCGCTCGCCCTCGCCTGGTGGAAACGTTCGTTCACCGTTCGCCTCACCGAGCGTCTCCTGCGCCCGATCTCGGTCCGGCTCGCGGAGAGGTCGTCGCGGGTCGTGGACGCCTTCATCGAGGCGCTCCGCTTCGCGCCGGGCGGGGCCAGGGTGCCACTCCTGCTGGTGCTCACCGTCGCCTACTGGGCCCTCGCCGCCGCGAGCATCCGCGTGCTGGCGATGGCCCTGGGCCTTCACCTCTCCGTCGCCGCGAGCGCGCTCGTGCTCGGCACGGTCGTGCTGGGGGTGATGATCCCGGCCGGTCCCGCGATGGTCGGGACATTCCAGGCGGGTGTCGTGGCCGGGCTCTCGCTGGCGCTGCCAGCGTTCGAGCTCGGCGCGCGCGGGGTCGCGTTCGCCAACGTGCTGTGGGGCGCCCAGGTAGGCCTTCAGGTGGCGATGGGGCTCTTGTTCCTGGCATCGCCCCACATCCGCACCGGCCTGCTCCTCAGGGGATGCGTGGCCGGCCCCGGGCCGCGGTCGTGA
- a CDS encoding FkbM family methyltransferase: MTLAGRVHDVVYRLGSAVVVGFLRVPALGAFMTAFAKVWLRHARIATHLRAADYDQVLDGGANVGEFAALVRATRPGVPLLCVEPHPGAAGTLRRRGFDVVEAALWKEAGSAELTQPTDASTSSTLLGGAPGSAPRWTVRTIRIDQLPLPGRRLLVKLDLQGAEPEALEGVGAAWERVAGVLLEVSYGPQGTYEALREMLARRGFYEAATFNELEVEGRIVEADKLWLRAAPAAPSGPVR; this comes from the coding sequence ATGACGCTGGCCGGGCGCGTTCACGACGTGGTTTACCGCCTCGGCTCGGCGGTCGTGGTGGGCTTCCTGCGCGTCCCCGCCCTGGGCGCGTTCATGACCGCGTTCGCGAAGGTGTGGCTCCGGCACGCTCGCATCGCCACGCACCTGCGCGCGGCCGACTACGACCAGGTCCTGGACGGCGGAGCCAACGTGGGAGAGTTCGCCGCCCTGGTGCGCGCCACGCGGCCGGGCGTGCCGCTCCTCTGCGTCGAGCCCCACCCCGGCGCGGCGGGCACGCTCCGGCGCCGCGGGTTCGACGTGGTCGAGGCGGCGCTCTGGAAGGAGGCCGGGTCGGCGGAGCTCACTCAGCCGACGGACGCCTCGACCTCGTCGACGCTGCTGGGCGGTGCGCCAGGCAGCGCGCCTCGCTGGACGGTGCGCACGATCCGCATCGACCAGCTCCCGCTTCCGGGCCGGCGGCTGCTCGTCAAGCTCGACCTGCAGGGCGCGGAGCCCGAGGCCCTCGAAGGCGTCGGAGCAGCGTGGGAGCGCGTGGCCGGGGTCCTCCTCGAGGTGAGCTACGGTCCCCAGGGTACCTACGAGGCCCTTCGCGAGATGCTGGCACGGCGGGGCTTCTACGAGGCGGCGACCTTCAACGAGCTGGAGGTGGAGGGTCGGATCGTCGAGGCGGACAAGCTGTGGCTCCGGGCCGCCCCGGCAGCCCCGTCCGGCCCAGTCCGGTGA
- a CDS encoding glycosyltransferase translates to MIVRALEETAAREDGAQERSGRTRAPGRRSASIAVIIPCLQEALTIAAVVADFRRELPEATIVVVDNGSTDETGAIAEAAGAVVLRESRRGKGYAVRKGFREVDADVYLLVDGDGTYPASAARLLLRPVLDDQADVVIGGRLDGASASEFRWMNRLGNRLFLATVNAIFRARISDLLTGYRAMSREFVRRSPILSGGFELETELTIVALDRGFRTVEIPVRLTCRPPGSTSKIRVIGDGLRILAAIFALLRDYRPLTFFGGMGLGIMMAGLCPGAYVTWEFLHTHEVRIPTAVLATGLELLGMTLITSGVILTTLSRRFREIDYRLDGLERDLARPRLPPSETLPG, encoded by the coding sequence ATGATCGTCCGGGCCCTCGAGGAGACGGCGGCGCGTGAGGACGGGGCGCAAGAGCGCTCGGGTCGCACCCGCGCGCCGGGGCGGCGGAGCGCGAGCATCGCGGTCATCATCCCCTGCCTGCAGGAGGCGCTGACCATCGCGGCCGTGGTCGCCGACTTCCGCCGTGAGCTGCCGGAGGCGACCATCGTGGTCGTCGACAACGGGTCCACCGACGAGACGGGCGCGATCGCCGAGGCGGCGGGTGCGGTCGTCCTGCGCGAGAGCAGGCGCGGGAAGGGGTACGCCGTCCGGAAGGGCTTCCGCGAGGTCGACGCCGACGTCTATCTGCTCGTGGACGGCGACGGCACCTACCCTGCGTCCGCCGCGCGCCTCTTGCTCCGACCGGTGCTCGACGACCAGGCGGACGTCGTCATCGGGGGGCGGCTCGACGGTGCCTCGGCGAGCGAGTTTCGCTGGATGAACCGGCTCGGGAACCGCCTCTTCCTCGCCACCGTGAACGCCATCTTTCGCGCGCGCATCAGCGACCTCTTGACGGGCTACCGCGCAATGTCGCGCGAGTTCGTCCGGCGCTCGCCCATCCTCTCGGGCGGCTTCGAGCTCGAGACGGAGCTCACCATCGTCGCCCTGGACCGCGGCTTCCGCACCGTCGAGATCCCCGTCCGCCTGACCTGTCGGCCCCCCGGCAGCACCTCCAAGATCCGCGTCATCGGCGACGGCCTGCGCATCCTGGCCGCCATCTTCGCGCTGCTCAGGGACTACCGACCGTTGACCTTCTTCGGAGGCATGGGGCTGGGCATCATGATGGCGGGCCTCTGCCCCGGCGCGTACGTCACCTGGGAGTTCCTGCACACGCACGAGGTGCGCATCCCGACGGCCGTGCTGGCCACGGGGCTCGAGCTGCTGGGGATGACGTTGATCACCTCGGGCGTCATCTTGACGACGCTCTCTCGGCGCTTCCGCGAGATCGACTACCGGCTGGACGGGCTGGAGCGGGATCTCGCGCGCCCGCGCCTGCCGCCGTCGGAGACGCTGCCGGGGTGA
- a CDS encoding glycosyltransferase 87 family protein: protein MSMPGPTTSRSDRSRWLLVGAVACLVVVGSAWFSLPPGVRNWDNVVKLQVAYNFVRGKGFVVTAHTPADDHYLMRGRDGHAYTGYPPVAFVLQLPVLALRLSGHEAVEGLAPLLVLGLAAWALVAWGRRSGASPPAAMAGAMLVCFGTALWPSVAHGYDNLIEVLAIAILLWAGSGEERPRAWTWAGAALGAAFATRLGAGVLAVPAAVLVVGQGPGGLRAVARRGLACAIGCLPGVAVVAWYNWLRFGSPLVAYTVTSVGTADQLLVGWFSREHLQAMAGLTISPGKGVLWYGPPLIGVVLCARPLYRRHPQAFRALGAYLLACLLSFGRFKYWHGEWAWGPRYMAPLYVAAAPLAWWLWEELRTRRAAVRAAALAAGALLVVAQAVPVTGYPVEAHFATTLPRLASERRLATTSATSAPLPADNDVLYFTMENSMFVSLAQQFAQVTEPYGAGEVIRRGFALAMLVPLLALASVLAVARGWRRTEPSPAGEAALSP from the coding sequence ATGTCCATGCCCGGCCCCACCACCAGCCGCTCCGATCGATCGCGCTGGCTGCTCGTCGGCGCCGTGGCGTGCCTCGTCGTCGTCGGCTCGGCGTGGTTCAGCCTTCCGCCGGGCGTTCGCAACTGGGACAACGTCGTGAAGCTGCAGGTCGCCTACAACTTCGTCAGGGGCAAGGGGTTCGTCGTCACGGCGCACACGCCGGCCGACGACCACTACCTCATGCGGGGGCGCGACGGCCACGCGTACACCGGGTACCCGCCCGTCGCCTTCGTGCTGCAGCTTCCCGTCCTCGCCTTGAGGCTGTCCGGTCACGAGGCCGTCGAGGGCCTGGCGCCGCTGCTCGTCCTGGGGCTTGCGGCCTGGGCGCTGGTGGCGTGGGGGCGCCGGAGCGGCGCGTCGCCGCCGGCGGCGATGGCAGGCGCGATGCTCGTCTGCTTCGGCACGGCGCTCTGGCCTTCGGTGGCCCATGGCTACGACAACCTGATCGAGGTCCTCGCGATCGCGATCCTGCTCTGGGCGGGCTCGGGCGAGGAGCGCCCGCGAGCATGGACGTGGGCCGGCGCAGCGCTCGGCGCGGCCTTCGCCACGCGGCTCGGCGCGGGCGTCCTGGCGGTCCCGGCGGCGGTGCTCGTGGTGGGCCAGGGCCCGGGGGGACTGCGCGCCGTGGCCCGGCGCGGGCTGGCGTGCGCGATCGGCTGCTTGCCGGGCGTCGCCGTCGTCGCCTGGTACAACTGGCTGCGGTTCGGCTCGCCGCTGGTCGCCTACACCGTCACGTCGGTCGGGACCGCGGACCAGCTCCTGGTCGGGTGGTTCTCGCGGGAGCACCTGCAGGCGATGGCCGGGCTCACGATCAGCCCGGGGAAGGGCGTGCTGTGGTACGGGCCGCCGCTCATCGGCGTGGTGCTCTGCGCGCGACCGCTGTACCGGCGCCATCCCCAGGCGTTCCGGGCGCTCGGCGCGTACCTCCTCGCGTGCCTCCTGTCGTTCGGCCGGTTCAAGTACTGGCACGGGGAGTGGGCCTGGGGGCCGCGCTACATGGCTCCGCTGTACGTCGCGGCGGCGCCGCTCGCCTGGTGGCTCTGGGAGGAGCTGCGGACGCGACGGGCCGCCGTGAGGGCGGCCGCGCTCGCGGCGGGGGCGCTGCTCGTCGTCGCGCAGGCGGTGCCGGTGACCGGCTATCCGGTCGAGGCCCACTTCGCGACGACCCTGCCTCGCCTGGCCTCGGAGCGACGCCTCGCCACCACCTCGGCGACCTCGGCGCCCCTGCCCGCCGACAACGACGTGCTCTACTTCACGATGGAGAACTCGATGTTCGTGTCCCTGGCCCAGCAGTTCGCGCAGGTGACCGAGCCCTACGGAGCAGGGGAGGTGATCCGGCGCGGCTTCGCGCTGGCGATGCTGGTGCCGCTCCTCGCCCTCGCGTCCGTCCTCGCCGTCGCCCGCGGGTGGCGGCGAACCGAGCCCTCGCCCGCGGGAGAGGCGGCGCTCTCGCCATGA
- a CDS encoding prepilin peptidase, with protein sequence MTPELGPALGALVAVWVALLGAVVGSFLNVVIARVPAGESIVYPGSRCPRCRTPIRWYDNLPIVSWLALRARCRACGARISARYPAVEALGAAAALVIYARHGLSGAAAVELAFVAALLALAFIDVDTWLLPNVLTWAVLAFGILVAPLGITPATTLRHALYGAGLGFAAFALLGWLGERLLKKEALGFGDVWLLAGLGAWFGPLPLLPVVLLASVQGSVVGLALLAMGKGEPGPAAPLPGPLPPPPPLLPGDGGEAPGEPTADAAPAAQEQEQEQAGAGAAPASEQDWVPPKHAVPFGPFLVAGALEWLWLAGLLARAFPVLRLFG encoded by the coding sequence GTGACCCCGGAGCTCGGCCCAGCGCTCGGCGCGCTCGTGGCGGTCTGGGTGGCGCTCCTGGGCGCCGTCGTGGGCAGCTTCCTCAACGTCGTCATCGCGCGCGTGCCGGCGGGGGAGTCGATCGTCTACCCGGGCTCGCGCTGCCCGCGCTGCCGCACGCCGATCCGCTGGTACGACAACCTGCCCATCGTCTCCTGGCTCGCCCTGCGGGCGCGCTGCCGCGCCTGCGGCGCGCGGATCTCCGCGCGCTACCCGGCGGTCGAGGCGCTGGGGGCGGCGGCGGCGCTGGTGATCTACGCGCGGCACGGGCTGTCCGGCGCGGCGGCGGTCGAGCTCGCGTTCGTCGCGGCGCTCCTCGCCCTCGCGTTCATCGACGTCGACACCTGGCTCCTCCCGAACGTCCTCACCTGGGCGGTCCTCGCCTTCGGGATCCTGGTGGCGCCGCTCGGGATCACGCCGGCCACCACCCTGCGCCACGCGCTCTACGGGGCGGGGCTCGGGTTCGCGGCCTTCGCGCTCCTCGGCTGGCTCGGCGAGCGGCTCCTGAAGAAGGAGGCGCTGGGGTTCGGCGACGTGTGGCTGCTCGCGGGGCTGGGCGCCTGGTTCGGCCCGCTGCCGCTCCTGCCGGTGGTGCTCCTGGCGTCGGTCCAGGGGTCCGTGGTGGGGCTCGCGCTCCTCGCGATGGGCAAGGGAGAGCCGGGGCCCGCCGCGCCGCTCCCAGGCCCGCTCCCGCCGCCGCCACCGCTCCTGCCCGGCGACGGCGGCGAAGCGCCCGGCGAGCCCACGGCCGACGCCGCGCCCGCTGCGCAGGAGCAGGAGCAGGAGCAGGCCGGCGCGGGCGCCGCGCCCGCGAGCGAGCAGGACTGGGTGCCGCCGAAGCACGCGGTCCCGTTCGGCCCCTTCCTCGTCGCCGGCGCGCTGGAGTGGCTCTGGCTGGCGGGCCTCCTGGCGCGGGCCTTCCCCGTGCTCCGGCTGTTCGGCTGA
- a CDS encoding ABC transporter ATP-binding protein, with the protein MILRTEGLAKTFEVGFRRRRVQAVRDLTLSVQEGEIFGFVGPNGAGKTTTIKMLMGLIFPSGGRAFIFDAPIPSTASKARIGYLPENPAYYEFLTGREALRFFARLARVPGADAKRRCDELLELVGLTPAADRQIRKYSKGMQQRLGIAQALVADPAFVILDEPMSGLDPIGRKEVRDLILELKRRGKTVFFSTHILPDVESLCDRVGIIMRGQLRDVGRLGELLSPRVKTVELSAMVPEGARGALARGRVLAEEGERVSVAFDDEASADGAVRAVLAAGGRLVALTPHRETLEDFFMRRLQEGEARPEATPRRLAAP; encoded by the coding sequence ATGATCCTGAGGACGGAGGGCCTCGCCAAGACCTTCGAGGTGGGCTTCCGGCGGCGGCGGGTACAGGCCGTGCGCGATCTGACGCTCTCGGTGCAGGAGGGCGAGATCTTCGGCTTCGTCGGCCCGAACGGCGCCGGCAAGACGACCACCATCAAGATGCTCATGGGGCTCATCTTCCCCAGCGGCGGCCGCGCGTTCATCTTCGACGCGCCCATCCCGTCGACGGCCTCCAAGGCGCGCATCGGCTACCTCCCCGAGAACCCTGCCTACTACGAGTTCCTGACCGGCCGCGAGGCCCTCCGGTTCTTCGCCCGGCTGGCGCGGGTGCCCGGGGCGGACGCGAAGCGGCGGTGCGACGAGCTGCTCGAGCTGGTCGGCCTCACCCCGGCCGCCGACCGGCAGATCCGCAAGTACTCGAAGGGCATGCAGCAGCGCCTCGGCATCGCGCAGGCCCTGGTGGCCGACCCTGCCTTCGTCATCCTGGACGAGCCGATGAGCGGGCTCGACCCGATCGGCCGCAAGGAGGTCCGGGACCTCATCCTGGAGCTCAAGCGGCGCGGCAAGACCGTCTTCTTCTCGACCCACATCCTGCCCGACGTGGAGAGCCTCTGCGATCGCGTGGGCATCATCATGCGCGGCCAGCTCCGGGACGTGGGCCGGCTGGGCGAGCTGCTCTCGCCGCGCGTCAAGACGGTCGAGCTCTCGGCGATGGTGCCGGAGGGCGCGCGGGGCGCCCTCGCCCGCGGGCGCGTGCTGGCGGAGGAGGGTGAACGCGTCAGCGTCGCCTTCGACGACGAGGCGAGCGCGGACGGGGCCGTCCGCGCGGTGCTCGCCGCCGGCGGGCGGCTCGTCGCGCTCACGCCCCACCGCGAGACGCTCGAGGACTTCTTCATGCGGCGCCTGCAGGAGGGCGAAGCGCGCCCCGAAGCGACGCCGCGGCGGCTCGCGGCGCCGTGA